ctcaaagttttttaacagtcccatctagtttgagatgacgaagtttgactgtatacatatatttttgaacCAGTCctatatatagatattttgtGTTATATAATATGCTGATAGAAAAtagtttatgatttaaaaaaattcctttaagGGTCAACCCTTGAAGCAAGAAAGAGAAAACCACTGCACATAGTGCAGACTAAATTATATTAGCACTACAATGAAAAAACGATGACATTGTGTTTATgacaattttatataaattattaactGGTGGTCAGAAGGATTGGTTGATGTGTACCATTGGGAGAATTCTCTGCCCTGAGTTGAACGtttcaatcaaatttaattttttaaataactatGGGGACTCAAAATATTCTTGTTAGAATTCAAGTAGGATGAGTTCTAATTATATATAAGGGATTATATACAATGGTTAAAGGTTCTGGTACATATTACCCTGTTTCGAagctgcaatatttttttctatagtgAGACAGCTAGGTATAGGTGTACCATATGAATTTGTCATGTGACCGCATCTCTGATGTcacaaatcaatttatcaacaaatattttatcaatttggtAATTTTAAAGCTTTGGAGTTAAAAGCAACTACAAGCACCACTTTATCAATAATGGTATATACATTGTAGCAAAATCTTAAATATAATAAAGCTTATGTATATAACTCTTTCTGTGAATGCTGATAAATATATCACAaccatatatataatatttgtgGAGACAATTATAAACTTGAGCAACATCACAGACAGAAGCCGTAATCACAGTTGAACATGAAAATTAGCTATCACAGTCTATACATCTTGTACAACATCAATAAACCTTTTTAAGAAAAGATGTTTTATATTCCACTTCTATTTTAACTTCCGGTTATAGAGTTCAGATTCAAAGAAATATCAAAGGTTGAGGTTGACAGAAAGCTAAATGGCTACACTTAAAATTCAGTATCAATCACCAATTTAATGGATGTTAAAGCTATATATAGGTCAATTTATCTCATTGACATTGGTCTCACTTTTATCACTGGGTTTGCCACAGTGACTGTGGTTGATGAAGATAATGGCCGCCCAGAAAAGGCGTAGCCGCTCTTACTTCTCTGTCCGCGGGGGCGGAATCCACTCTTGGCACGACTTGAGTAAGCACTAGGGAATCTCTCCTGGAGAGCCACCTGTAGGTTGTCTCCACCCCTGCTCTTCTTTTTACCCACAGGGGCCGTTTGGGGTCGCTGAATTTTCGGGAACTGTTGCGAGAACCACTCCTCAAAATCCTCCACTGTCATTTCGACGATCTTCTCGCGACAGAACTCAATGGCAGCACATATGTCAGGGCTGCAGATTTCCCACTCCCGAAGCCTTTCCAAGACTTTGAAAAATGTCCTCTTGCTGAGTTGCTGACCAGCTCCTTCAATCTGTTGATGAAAAATAGACATACCATGCTCATCATCTTGTATTGTATGGAATGACGTACGACTTCTGTGTTGTTTTGAACAGATTCCAGTAAATACTGTACAAACAGAAGTCATGACATTTACGACAtctttaattatacatgtattctttttaattcattagCAATTGAAGTATAATAGCAAAGACTGATAAATTCATAGAAATAAGACTTTGACTATTTGTACatataataattatgatctTATTTATTGAGATTTAGACAGACTTAGGCCTGTAGGTTTAAATTCtcaaatcataaaatacaaaGGTCCAGCTACAAAGATATAATGTTTTCATTTGTGATTTCTGCATGCATCTATAAAAGGGTTCAATTTCAAACATTCCAAGGCACATAATTAaggaaacattaattttacaagtTGCATGACCAAGGACTGGGATTCTATATGGTATCCTATATGTCATAGATAAGAGTTTGGGTTTCAAAGACAGAAACTTACGGTCCACTTCAATACATCACTATGATCTAGATCTATTCTGAAAGTCAGAGGCAAGGAACGTCAAGATATAGTAGTCTTAACTCAATATATTACATCTAATAGTATATATCACTATATTTCACTCTTGAATATTTTACGTTAATTGAGAGAAAAATGTTAGTCTTCATAGTTGTCTCCTCCTTTATAATAGATAAAGGCTGTATCGATTGATTGATAgtacttttatttcattaaccttcatttaaaatcaaataaaattaataaataaatgaaaaaaactgtgaagtgaaaaaattaatgaaaacaaaacaaaggcAAGTAAAACACACTGTTTCAGTGCTAATATCATTTTCATCCATATTTCTTTCATGAATTACATCCATCAAAGTTGAAACTCTGAGAACTTGGAAGAATCCAAATATATAACCGATTCAAGATCTGAACAATAAGAAAATGATGGGATTTTCAGAGAAAAGAAGTAAATTGCTACTCCTGATAAACAAGAAGGCCATGCAAAAGAAAGCAAGAGCAGCACTTGAACTTCcttaaaatctaaaatacatgtactataccgACTGCATAATATCAAATTTCGATCATTCGATCATGAGTGTAGCCATAACTATACTTGTACTTTTCTCATTGAATATTCTAATTTTATATGTCTTGAatcaaaaaaattttcattcaattttttagtttaattatGTTTTGAGTCTTCATTTGATTTCTCTCATAAATATTGCatctgattttatattttaaatattagcTAAAACAAAATTCGAaccatatacagtaaaacatgcttatagCAAAGTCCCAGGGACAGGCATTTTCACTTCATTATAAGTGTagttcgttatatccgtcatttagttttcaacattttatagAGTTTTGAGGAATGTAATTCACTTcactgtaagcgtcaattcgtTATTAGCGTGTTTGCTATaatgtgttttactgtaatcaGGTTTTAATTATTTCGTGAAGAATTTCCATATTTTACTAATTAAAGGAATGAGtcaacaaataaatgaaattcaaagatAAGAAACAAACTATTTTCCAAGTGCTGCCCTCCCTTAATCATTACCTGTATTATGGTAACCCGCCTTTGGTCGAGAGTACGATGCTGTGATAATATATTACAACAGTGATAATCAGAGCAGTGTGTTATTCCACACCAAATGACAATTTACCGTATTCCTGCGAGTAGTCAAACCCCTCTGTATCTGCATGTATAGTACCATAAATATTATAAAGgccacataaaataaatgtataccaGTATATATAACTAAAGCCGGCCTGCACATGCCAGATGTATGGTTCATCTGATTTGTGATCAATATGAAATGAACGTCATTTGAATATGAACAAGCCTTAAATTAGCTTGGACATTTTGAAGTACCGTATCTGTATTATACCTGTACAAATTTTTCAGCCAGGATTGGCCTTGAAAAAAGACGACTCGATCTGGCAGAAAATTACAGGGCTACTTTAGTTGGAGACAGAATTTTGAGTTTGAGTTGAAGAGGATAATGCTGCATTGAATACAAACTGTTAGGTTTGGGTATTCTGAGGTCAATcggaatgtcttttttaaatatttggtgAGTTGTTAATTCCgagcttatacatgtatacaattaaacATCACCAGAACCCAAGGATTACATGTATTCCGTTAAATTCCATTACATTCCTTTCATCTGAGTGTAACAGCAATAAAACCAATGGGTTCTGGCAATGAAAAAAATGGCGTCAACTACTGATTCCTTTTTACAATGACACTGTGTGTATGACTACAATACCACAGTGCAAAGAGTACGGAACCTGAAACCAAATTAATAATCTTAATACTAGCAAAACATCCTACACAAAGATCACACTCAAAAACACACTGGATCCGTATtgaaaatttacaaacaaaacatgAAGCATGAGGGTGCTTTAAGCTAAATAACACTccattatataataaaaagtgAGTTCTGGTTTTTTTTCCTACATGGAATTACAaccaatacatataaaaaaaaaatgtctacatGCAAATTTTCTACAGATGTCAAATTCTACTGTGGTACAATAAAAGTATATAAGGCCAGTGCTTGAAAATTCCTATGATCACAAAATCAGCGATTGGGGTGCAATTGTAATTAAATTTCTAAGCAAAACACATGGTGACATCATAAAGATAGGTCACTTAACCAAGGGAACTTACTCTCATAATTGTCACTTTTTTCCATACTTGATTTGGATTTGACATCTATCAATAATCAATACAAATgcaatatgaataaatgattattAGATGAAAAATGTTTTCTAGTACTGCGCAGTACGCTTCATAGCACTGTGGTCTAGCAGCAACtgttgtatattaatttttacaaagtCATTTTCCGTATATATAATTTGCActtgaaaatattattatagCAACCCAATTTAACAGTAGCTTATAAGCATATACTATATGATTTCAAAACCAGATCAATTGTCACTCTTTTTAGTACAGCAGACATTATAATTCTCCTGCAGTTTCTCTACAAACAGTATCATAGAGTAACTGTGTTCACATTGTTCACATGCAAAGAATTATATATAGCTAAATTGTGTGGATGATTAAGAATTTACGGAGAATTATAAAACAGTATATTAGTTAATATATATTAGTCACAGACaacatttaatgaaatatatgagACAAATTAACTTTGATAGTTACATGTGTTACATTGATTAAGAGAATACACCATATCCCATAGAAGAGAGTTACAAAGTTTTAACATATAGCTCTTTATGGCTAGCTTTACAAAACAGACAGTTCTTTGAAACTTGTTAACCATTGAACAAGAGGGGCCATTGAGGTGCAGAAACCTttggaaaatgtcaaaaaatataattgcaaGAATATATTAGATTTAGAAATAAACTAAAATTTCACAGTATTACAGTGGATATTTTTGaatcatttgatttaaaaaactggttaacaaatttcaattttattacgaTGAAAAGCTAGATTTAAAGCCCTACCAGTCCATATTTGGCAAGTTTCTTCATGATCACTTTGTAGTACCATTCCTCTCTCAGCTCATCAGGAGAATTTGCCAACAACTCTGCATacctaaaaaaatgttttcatagaGGTCCACTGAATAAttcttgcaaaaaaaacccatttccTGGTATCTCTCTTAGTAACATGaacttttataaatttcataatttaatacACATATTCACAATCTACCTCAATTTTACTTGACCAAGAAAACAGAGTGCTTAAATTTAACACATGCATTATTATAACCAATCCAAATGAGAGAAGAAGCTCCCAGACTCTTCGTTCAGACTCAGTTGTATGgttattaaagttttaaatggAAAACATGCTGTTATTTACCAGTTTCCTTTTGAACCTTCCTCTTGCTTTTTCTTCAGAAGCTCTTCGTTGGGGCGAGTAAACATTCGATTGCTCCTCTCTCTCATCTCCTGAACAGCTCGGTGAAAGCTGCTTCCTTTCAGTTGAGAATTAATGGCCAGAAATTTGTTTTGACAAACTACAAACCTCTGTCTGGAAGAAATAAGCaaatattaatatcaacaaaaatacaGTTCAagcttattttcaaaaactttatagcttggcaaagttattttttgggTTTTTCACAACAAACCCTGAATAATGAGTGCATATACCCGGTATATTTGAAATAACTAAGAGTGGCATTTAAGTAATTTTCTAGACATTTTCCTCCTCTCTTAGCTTACTTTTCTAACTGCTCTAACTGTTCATGTAACTGTATAGCAGAATCCTCTTTTCTCTCCTGAAATTTCATGTGCATCTCACCAACAACATTCTGGTATTTAGTGCTAGCTCTGTTGTTCTGGAACTCTATCAGCTGTGGGGAACTGATGagaaataaaaaacagaaaCATGATGAAAATACAGTACCAAAATATCACCCGTACCAGATTATTTTAACCTGAGATTTTCTTATGTTTTACCTTTTAGGTCGTATAACTGCAGAATCGGCTCTGTTTGAGCGAGACGACTCGCGCTGATGACTAGCAGAGCGCCCTCTTTCTGCAGACCTCCCACGCTCACTCTAAAAAAAGGACAACAGACATTGAATTCTGggtataaatatacaaaatagcATCGTCATTACTCTTGCAAGAAATTAATTGCAAACtgaatctatatatatatgcagCCAAATAATTGCTGAGTATTTTTTCTGGAATATTATAAATTACCCCTGGATCAGCTGATTTTCTTGGGGATTTCTTGTGTGAATGTTCTCCATCCTGACCCCTGtgaaatacaatatatacaaaaatcaaaggtgaaagcttaagattttttttcaaaaataaagattaaCACACTTGTAGTTGCATTCAGATTATAATCTGAAGACCTAGAGGGAGTGttaccttttttcttttttgcgcTCCCTCCTAACTTTCACTGGACCAACAGGTTCTTGAGATTCATCATCCTCATACAGTTTAGTGGAGATATCCTCATTAAGGTACTTGAATATACCTTGAACAGAAATCAGTGCATATGAGAACACCCATATTACAGGACAAACACTATCTTACCTACCTTATCACAAAgcacatttttatgaaaactgtCATTGTCATTGCTCACTTTGCCCGTCTGCACGCTTTCAAAACCAATTGCATCTTCATCAAAAGGTCAATGTGAAAACACGCAAGGGATCCACAATCAAAATGAGATAAATTTCCCTCATTTATCCGCCAACTAAATGAGTTAATCAAGGTATATGTGCTGAACCTTATGACCCTGAAGTACTTACTGACATATTTCCCATCGTCCTCTTCCTCCTTTCCATCCACTTTAGATGTGGATCCCAGACTCTCATCCACACTGTTATCTAGGGAGCTGCTCACTCGTAAATTGGTGGATCCCGAGACATTGGCCATTCCCAGGAAGTTAGAGAACACACTATTTCTGTGGCCCCCTGGGGGCCTCTTTATTGTACCCACTCTGGTGCTCTTTCTCTTGATTGCCTACAATCAAGTTTATCAGTCTCTAAtgttatatattacatttaaatcaaatcaaCCAATTaggtactgtaaattccttatattacgcgagtacttaattccatgaTCCCACTGTTAtgtatcaaatcgcaagaatattAAATCGCGAATGTGGAACTTTTattcttatttcttatagttctcaACTCTCGAAAAATAATGATGAGATCATAAAATCCTGGAAGGGTGCTTCTCACAATTTTATGCGGATATTAACtcctcgcatttaattaggaatctacagtaattacATGGGAACAATAAAATCCATTTCTTTATCTCTAATGATAAGTACCAGCACATTAAAGAAAATTCTTCACATTTTTGCACAACAATTCTGTATGACAGTTGACAGACTTACTGGGGCCTTGGGAGATATTTCAAGGTGAATCAACTCCTTCCAGGTCATACCCTCATGGTCTCTTGGGTAAGTTTTCGTGCCTCCTATTTCACTGcaatccaaaaaattaaatcttccTTTTAGAGTAGTTTTCAccacttattttatttataaacatttatcaatATACTACTCAGCATTTTCTTtggataaaataataaataaaagccAAAAAACTTACTTTAGCTTCCAACTCGATGTAATGGGAGACATTGTAATAGAGTTATCTCCCCCTGTTCTGGCGTGTAGAGCCATTGCTTCGAGGATCCAGTGTAAAGCACAAAGTTGGCGGAAAAATGCATCtctgaaatcaaaataaaggaTTTTTTACGCAGTTCATACAATGTACAAGTTAATCTGTGTActggaaatttatttttcccaaCATTCTTTCCATCAAAATACACTTCTACTTTACATTCAATCAAATTACAATTAGAATTCTTACTTAGCAGTATTTTCTTTGGCCTCCATAATGTTGGTGTGCTGTGGGGTGTAGGGACGGGGGGCCTTGATCTTTTTCCTCCTCCCCGGGGACCTCGGGGTGGTGGCCAAGGACCGGGAGACCCCTAACTCTGACCCCTCATCCTCTTGTTGGCTGaaatttggaaaatatttttattaccaTGGTGAAAGATACAGTCTGtttgattgtattttttatatttatgagtTGAAAATAGTATCACAAGAAAAGTTAACACTGCATaagcatttttaataaagatcaTTAATGTCATTGATAATGCTTGAATCTGATTATTAAATCAATTAATAAGTAAGCAATAAATAATTAGTTTTCTCAATACAGtcattaaattaatttcattacaaTGCAAGTATTATTGTTAAGGTTATAACTGCACAATGTCAGGTATTCAAGCTTGGCTCCTGAATGTACAAGCATGATGTAAAGATATGAAATATTCTGCAAATGGTAGACTTAATTTTACCGAATAAAAGAGACCCTCCCCCTGGTGTCGGGGGACTCATCCTCAGACTTTTGTTCCTCGTCGTCAGTAGTTTCTCTTACATCTGAATGTTTCATGAAGCTTTGCAAAGACAAACATCCCCAAAAAATGTCAACTCCTGGTTAATCAAGCAATGTAAGGCTGTCCAAAGTTAATTCGATATGTTTAACGTAACTCCCGCTCATAGGTTTAGGAGAAAttgggttttaaaaaaaaatttcattcttttttttatcatactaAATTACTGTAATCTGTAGAAATTTGAATGTTTAGAGCACATCCAACTATAAATCAGATACTCAATAAGATTATCAGGAAAGATcacttttaaaaagataaattatatGTAGTTTGAATACTCACTGTATTCAGCtaaattaatgaaaatcatttttttttttaaacttcatttgttttaatttcatcagCTTTCCTTGTATCGGTAGATTTGAGATTTTGAAGTGATGTTAAACGAAGAATTAATTTTGGTGGCCTAATGAATATGTTACATTGACCGAAAGTTATAAAAATCCATGTTATTGATGATCAACATtggtgaaatcaatgaaatatgtGGGCCAAATTATCAAAGCTTACATTATTGATAAAAGTGTAGTTTTatgagtcatgattttcaagcTGCTGAAttaattttcctttaaattGATATAACGATACCAGTGAGCAATTTTGAAccacactacatgtatataataaccTTTATACATcacaaaaatttacaatatatcaattattataTTCTTTACATTCTAATTTCTTGTAATGTTTTTATAACTTTGGTCTTTATAACAACAAATAACAGTAGATAATTTCTtgcaaaaattttttaaaacacaaaaactgGCAAAAGTTAATTAAGGTGGAATGGGACACCTCCTGATAATATTGTGACGTGCTCTTCGtacagaaataaacaataaaatcagttATCGTATAATTCtcaagattttttctttacaaaatcagTTACCTAACAGCctagcgcaatgggttagagcattAACTATAAGGATCTGTAAGTCATTGTAACAtctaaaaattctaaaccaatgaaagtacagtgtattttaattctgatgtacttttattcacattaatattgatagatgtcccataccaccttaagtctaaaaacaacaaattaagtCTACTAGTAGCATATAGCTTTTTAAACAGCTACCGGTATTAATAGCAAGCTTAAAAACATCTGagtataaacaaaacacaaatgtAACACCCTGCATAGATCCTAATAAATGCTATTAGGCCTCTTTaggaagttttatttttagttttgataaatCTTTGCTTGCTCTCTCCATATTAACAACTGGTAGCAGAAAAATACTctattttttatcaacaatcTGAGATAAAGcctatgattattattttttattgatttctgtTCAACTTTTGtgcaactttgaaaaaataaaaaaacataaagtTCATAAAAACCAAGTCAAAAGGAGGGAGAGCAAACGGacaatttatttacagaaaGCCTAGAAAAGTCAGCTCCATTGAAAGGCAAATGAGAATATTATCTTCTGttggaaacattttaaaaacaaaaatccctaaatatcattatttataacAGGGGCATCTTTTCCTTCTTTTGAAAACACACAACAAACTTTCTGAATATtatttgcaaataaatgaaCTGCAACATTTCATTCTTCATTGTGGTCCTCATATCCTTACCTGGATAATTCTACATCATCCTCGATCTCCTCCTCCGATTCCTCTGACGAGGAGTCTAGTTTGGGAGGCTGCCATTGGTTCTTCATCTGTTCAGCCTTCATCTTGTTCATTTCATTCTCTGATTGTTGCTATAGAAATCACATTTATATAACACCAGCTAATGTATTTATGATTATGAAATGGTTCAAAGCAAGTGAATAGTTGTAATAGCGACTGATAGaattaaaaatccttttaaaattcttactTTAGCTGCTTGCTCAGTTTTTATTAGATCGAAAAGTCCATGGCCAAGTTTGACGTTGCGAACCATGTTCCTAAAGAtagatgagaaaaaaataatggcaaTGTAATAtgcaaacaatttcaaattaacataaatatcactttgataaaaaatttaagcCTCAATACCTTCCATGGATGACCTCCCTTTGTAAAGTGTTCATGTCTGTTTTTGACCTTCTGAGAACAAATGATGTTGCTGACACCTGGTGATAAAAAGATAAACCCCTAATTTCCCCCAAAATAAGAACTGCATGTTATTTGtaaaatcatcaaattttgAGGGGCATAAattttattggtttaaaaaaaaacccagttggtttgtttgcaaatttggcTTTTCCTCAGAACATGATAATAAGGCATTCATATTTCAGAtacatatgtttttgaattgatGGTAGCAGGTATATCACCATATCGAAGTACATGTGAATTAATGTccactgaaaataaaaatgtttacagtGATGGAGAAATTACATTTATGTACGTGTTCTTCGATCTTAAGGATCCTCGACACCCCGTGACTTCTACTGTTTAAGACAGTACATCACAACCTGGCGATTTTAAGGCAAATTATGTGAAACAGTTTATATCACAAAATTTTTAGGGTAATTTTTATGTCAAACACATGCTAAAAATCAATGTCATTAAGAAATTTAGAAAAATGGGCTTGCATGCATATCTTTTCCCAGGTGTGTGGAGGACCCTTAATTGTGAATTAATTGTTACGATACCTGTTGTCGTTTCTGCTGCTGGAGTTCAGCTGAAATATCATACTCATCCTCATCACTGCTACTGCTCGTCTCCTCATCGTATTTCTGTGTTcataaataacaaattattatggACTAAATATACTTAAGAAAAAAGTCcattaaatattatcatttgCTGAAACTTCAagagatgtaaatatatcattattctTTTCCAAAACAgctagtaataaaaaaaaattatctaaatacATAATCTCATTTTATCAGATTTTGTTATACTGTATCTGTATTCCTACATAACAAGTTTAACACTCTGTACATATCACACATTATTAAAAAACTAGCAATTTAAggtaatttcatatgaaatcatttcttaGACTAGTGTACTGTATGAACATACAAGTATTTTTGTCTGACTTCGGTTAAGATGCATCAAGtctatttcaaatatatatatataggtgcatatatatgtatagttaATATAGCAGTATATACttttatgtacattattttgtttgggatttaaatgatgtttttattcTATCAATGCGAATCAAGTGGTCACTAAAAAATGTCATAACTATTACAAAAAACTTGGTCTTAATGAAAtacaagtttgtttttttttacaaattaccatACATAATTCTTTGTTGTGCTTTAAAAGTGCAATTGCGTATAATATCAAATCCGTATTTTTAGATATCTGAAAGTACACTGGAGATTGTTTATAAAGAGTGTTTTTGAAGGCTGCGTGGGAGAGCATAAAATTATGCACTTATAACATTAacttgaatatatacatgtaattctgtgtTTTGGCTCAtgttcattaaaatgaaatgcataGCTGACTGCATGTCTAGCCTTAAAATCCTTCCTATTAATTCCCTGCAAATACTCTAATAGCCTTCACAAATACTCTCTCTACTTCTACATacaatatacaagtaaattatacatatactgCAGCAATATCCACTTATTCAGAAGTCAAAATGAAAATCAGGATATTCATTCCAGAAATAAGAAATCAGTTAAaagcacttaattttttttttttaaatttaatcaatttattacatgtaattttgattGTCTATTAGTTCAATTTATgcacattttaacaatttaaaactaTTCCACATAAGTTTTCAGATGCTCTTTTTGTGAATTGATATTGTAATAGtatggctatttttttttacataatgcaatggttaattttttatatcatcaTGCACTAGTACCATAGTAAAAACAttagcaggtttttttttcatcattccATTGTTCAGAAGTACATTGACTTTCAGCAAAATGCATGCAAAAGTTGAAACGTGGTAATCttataattcttttaaatattttcacacCCAATCTTAAAGCGATCTAACTTAATACACTATTATTAAAATGGCTAATGTGAATATATCCACTTATCAAAAAATAACGGAACAGTCAAGCATTAATTTAGAAACTGTTCAATGATTTCAAAATTCTGTTAAACAGCTTATGGTATACAGAGTTGAAAGGAAAGCAGAATTATGTACCGGTAGTTTAAATTCCCACAAATCTTGTTTTCTTTAGAGATTTTAAATACTTTTCTACTTCACACAATAAGTATAATTGTTATTCTCAAGCATTAAAACCTTGAATAAGTTCTGACAAATTAAGAAATTCATAGATAGAAattattaatgataattttcaGTTGATTGATGCAGATATACCAATACCTTATGAATTCCAAACTTGATAACATGCACATTGCAATTTTTTGCATCTGCATATCTTCGAAAATACATTGTACgtatgtatttaaaacaaaatataaaaaaactcCTTCAGCACAACatattttttgatgaattttttataattatagaaaCAATTTACTTGTCATACatataataattgaaattgaggaaaaaaaaaatataactataacttgaaaacaaaacTGAAGTAAAATTCatgcaagaaataaaattataccaGAATGCATTGGACTAAATGCAAGTTCTTTTCCTTcaatttgtttacttaaatctATAATCTGAAAGTGATCTATAAATATAAGAAGTTGATAGCTAAGCTCCTGAAAAAAATCCGAGGAGGAGCATTCAAGGGGGATAACTCCAAATGATTTAGTGTATATCTAGTCAATGATTTGTTTCTAgcttatatatgaatatattgttTAACTTAGATGAGATGTATATagtaaaaaatttattaaactgATTATTAAACTGATCTTCCCCTGTCTGGAGTGTGTGTTAAGATAATCctctttttaatgaaaagaaGAGGAAAACTTCAGGAGCATCATATAGCTCATCATTGTAGGTGCTAGCGAAGATAAATGTGCTGTTTAAtagttatataattatgtaaagtGTATTTGGTTGGTTCAAAGGTATAAgcaattttgcattttaatacaaaaaattaaaataattattattggggcaagatcttgttaaaaaatatttatgtaggTTTGATATCATAAATACCGGCACTGGTATATGTCTCCAAATtaacacatgaaaaaataatataattctaCAACATTCATGCATACATGCAGATGCCTCAGTGGTATTTTATTATGCATATTCATGTATACACTTTGACT
This genomic window from Magallana gigas chromosome 5, xbMagGiga1.1, whole genome shotgun sequence contains:
- the LOC105320830 gene encoding coiled-coil domain-containing protein 60 isoform X1, with translation MPAANRNNPWRIQPKPVPVPYDKTAKIAARSLASYKTQVPSPHDAREEKYRRRQSQLTSQGYFAAQNVPYKGLGDPFYLDEQRMILHALGQWDAPNLSTHGESKKYDEETSSSSDEDEYDISAELQQQKRQQVSATSFVLRRSKTDMNTLQREVIHGRNMVRNVKLGHGLFDLIKTEQAAKQQSENEMNKMKAEQMKNQWQPPKLDSSSEESEEEIEDDVELSSFMKHSDVRETTDDEEQKSEDESPDTRGRVSFIRQQEDEGSELGVSRSLATTPRSPGRRKKIKAPRPYTPQHTNIMEAKENTAKDAFFRQLCALHWILEAMALHARTGGDNSITMSPITSSWKLNEIGGTKTYPRDHEGMTWKELIHLEISPKAPAIKRKSTRVGTIKRPPGGHRNSVFSNFLGMANVSGSTNLRVSSSLDNSVDESLGSTSKVDGKEEEDDGKYVSIFKYLNEDISTKLYEDDESQEPVGPVKVRRERKKEKRGQDGEHSHKKSPRKSADPGSERGRSAERGRSASHQRESSRSNRADSAVIRPKSSPQLIEFQNNRASTKYQNVVGEMHMKFQERKEDSAIQLHEQLEQLEKQRFVVCQNKFLAINSQLKGSSFHRAVQEMRERSNRMFTRPNEELLKKKQEEGSKGNWYAELLANSPDELREEWYYKVIMKKLAKYGLMSNPNQVWKKVTIMRIEGAGQQLSKRTFFKVLERLREWEICSPDICAAIEFCREKIVEMTVEDFEEWFSQQFPKIQRPQTAPVGKKKSRGGDNLQVALQERFPSAYSSRAKSGFRPRGQRSKSGYAFSGRPLSSSTTVTVANPVIKTILKDDQLQVRMT
- the LOC105320830 gene encoding coiled-coil domain-containing protein 60 isoform X8, with protein sequence MPAANRNNPWRIQPKPVPVPYDKTAKIAARSLASYKTQVPSPHDAREEKYRRRQSQLTSQGYFAAQNVPYKGLGDPFYLDEQRMILHALGQWDAPNLSTHGESKKYDEETSSSSDEDEYDISAELQQQKRQQVSATSFVLRRSKTDMNTLQREVIHGRNMVRNVKLGHGLFDLIKTEQAAKQQSENEMNKMKAEQMKNQWQPPKLDSSSEESEEEIEDDVELSSFMKHSDVRETTDDEEQKSEDESPDTRGRVSFIRQQEDEGSELGVSRSLATTPRSPGRRKKIKAPRPYTPQHTNIMEAKENTAKDAFFRQLCALHWILEAMALHARTGGDNSITMSPITSSWKLNEIGGTKTYPRDHEGMTWKELIHLEISPKAPAIKRKSTRVGTIKRPPGGHRNSVFSNFLGMANVSGSTNLRVSSSLDNSVDESLGSTSKVDGKEEEDDGKYVSIFKYLNEDISTKLYEDDESQEPVGPVKVRRERKKEKRGQDGEHSHKKSPRKSADPGSERGRSAERGRSASHQRESSRSNRADSAVIRPKSSPQLIEFQNNRASTKYQNVVGEMHMKFQERKEDSAIQLHEQLEQLEKQRFVVCQNKFLAINSQLKGSSFHRAVQEMRERSNRMFTRPNEELLKKKQEEGSKGNWYAELLANSPDELREEWYYKVIMKKLAKYGLMSNPNQVWKKVTIMRIEGAGQQLSKRTFFKVLERLREWEICSPDICAAIEFCREKIVEMTVEDFEEWFSQQFPKIQRPQTAPVGKKKSRGGDNLQVALQERFPSAYSSRAKSGFRPRGQRNDFKR